The following coding sequences are from one Coffea arabica cultivar ET-39 chromosome 11e, Coffea Arabica ET-39 HiFi, whole genome shotgun sequence window:
- the LOC113719135 gene encoding probable inactive purple acid phosphatase 29, with translation MASFILVLLLTILCTVPVHASKQLRFNKNGEFRILQVADMHYANGKTTPCLDVLPQQVASCSDTNTTAFIRRLIFAEKPDLIVFTGDNIFGFDTTDPVKSMNAAFSPAISSNIPWAAVIGNHDQESTLSRKGVMKYIVGMKNTLSQLNPPEALGIDGFGNYNLEVHGIENSRLVNKSLLNLYFLDSGDYSKVPSIPGYDWIKPSQQLWFQQTSTKLQRAYMNEPEAQKSPAPGLVYFHIPLPEYASFDSSNFTGVKQEGISSASINSGFFATMVEAGDVKAVFTGHDHLNDFCGDLSGIHLCYAGGFGYHAYGKAGWSRRTRMVVASLEKTDEGVWGTLKSIKTWKRLDDEHLTAIDAQVLWSKMGARRKKHIGHF, from the exons ATGGCAAGCTTCATATTGGTCTTGCTGCTTACTATACTCTGCACTGTTCCTGTCCATGCAAGTAAGCAACTGAGGTTCAATAAGAATGGGGAATTTCGGATTCTGCAAGTGGCTGACATGCACTATGCTAATGGTAAAACTACTCCTTGTCTGGATGTACTGCCCCAGCAGGTTGCCTCCTGCTCTGATACAAATACCACAGCTTTTATTCGACGACTTATTTTTGCAGAGAAGCCTGACCTTATTGTTTTCACTG GGGACAATATATTTGGCTTTGATACTACCGATCCTGTGAAATCTATGAATGCTGCTTTTTCCCCTGCAATATCATCAAACATCCCATGGGCAGCAGTGATTGGAAACCATGACCAAGAGTCTACACTTTCACGGAAAGGTGTCATGAAATATATCGTTGGCATGAAGAACACTCTATCACAGTTAAATCCTCCTGAAGCTCTTGGTATTGATGGTTTTGGGAATTACAACCTGGAAGTCCACGGGATTGAAAATTCTAGATTGGTGAATAAGTCACTACTAAATCTCTACTTCCTTGACAGTGGTGACTATTCCAAAGTTCCTTCTATCCCTGGCTATGACTGGATCAAACCTTCTCAGCAGCTTTGGTTTCAACAAACTTCTACCAAGCTTCAG AGAGCTTACATGAATGAACCAGAGGCTCAAAAATCTCCTGCACCAGGGCTTGTATACTTTCACATTCCGTTGCCTGAATATGCAAGCTTTGATTCATCAAACTTCACTGGTGTGAAACAGGAAGGTATCAGCTCTGCATCTATCAACTCTGGCTTCTTTGCAACCATGGTAGAAGCTGGGGATGTGAAGGCAGTTTTCACAGGGCATGATCACCTTAATGACTTCTGTGGTGATTTAAGTGGTATACATCTTTGTTATGCTGGAGGGTTTGGATATCATGCTTATGGCAAGGCTGGATGGTCAAGGAGAACAAGAATGGTGGTGGCATCTCTTGAGAAAACAGATGAGGGAGTTTGGGGAACTTTGAAGTCTATCAAAACATGGAAGCGGCTTGACGATGAGCACCTCACTGCAATTGATGCTCAAGTGCTTTGGAGCAAAATGG GTGCTCGTAGAAAGAAGCACATTGGACACTTTTGA